In a genomic window of Paramecium tetraurelia macronuclear, complete genome:
- a CDS encoding Protein kinase — MNNFIDKEIKGYKFIKLIGRGAFGNVYQGKKMSTKQIVAIKVIEIERFGENDGILGELVESEQKALQKVKSKYVVGFVDTFQDNIYNYLVMEYCDSGDLEQQIKNPNTHFTEQDAIGILRQILQGLRDIHSVFIIHRDLKLANILIHNHSIYKIADLGFCKILQHENDQSRLQLGSLYTMAPEILNSNSYGLSSDMFSVGVIFYQILFGRFPFTQKDYKLTSQPLINFTRNKIDVSDESKDLLEKMLQFDPKKRITFQQITQHKVFEKQIFSQISRIQIESARVIMEEHAQFYQKEGAKIERENQKDIEITQQRLMSMGKPHLEQQQFNYEQSQNISNFKIEEKVSENSIADIDIKEKTRKTDEMNLKINHFNKQMNDLYFFSNTILEIFQIQMRAHYAAVLLCYQVKKMIYSIKEQLEVQIQVNMNDSDLSLDLTHLQKLLELTEQQQIIIDLQFDDIAEQQIKSGDTRVQQMIQNQLKQDTFNDNLYSEINALIKKQNNQITYILFHMIQCCQYCFALNKQLNPIELDNSIFDLKKSSQIYPDQQNIKAQFEMLQNSQQQY, encoded by the exons ATGAACAACTTCattgataaagaaataaaaggatATAAGTTTATTAAGCTTATTGGAAGAGGAGCCTTTGGAAat GTTTACTAAGGTAAAAAAATGAGCACTAAACAAATTGTGGCTATTAAGGTGATAGAAATCGAAAGGTTTGGAGAAAATGATGGAATTTTAGGTGAACTCGTTGAATCAGAATAAAAAGCTTTGCAAAAGGTTAAGAGCAAATATGTAGTTGGATTTGTGGATACCTTTCAggataatatatataattacttaGTAATGGAATATTGtgatt CAGGAGATTTAGAGCAATAGATAAAAAATCCAAATACTCATTTCACAGAGCAAGATGCCATTGGGATACTTAGATAAATACTATAAGGATTAAGAGATATTCATtctgtttttattattcatagagatttaaaattagcaAATATTCTAATCCATAATCATTCGATCTATAAAATTGCAGATTTGGGCTTTTGCAAGATATTGCAACATGAA aacGATTAATCTCGTTTATAGCTTGGATCCCTTTATACAATGGCTCCAGAAATccttaattcaaattcttatgGTTTATCATCAGATATGTTTTCGGTTGGAGtcatcttttattaaatattatttggaaGATTTCCATTCACTTAAAAAGACTATAAATTAACGAGTTAGC ctttaattaattttacaaggaataaaattgatgtaTCTGACGAATCAAAAGATCTTCTTGAGAAAATGCTTTAATTTGATCCAAAAAAGAGAATTACTTTCTAATAAATCACTCAACATAAAGTATttgagaaataaatattta gttAAATAagtagaatttaaattgaaagtGCTAGAGTTATTATGGAAGAGCAtgcataattttattaaaaagaaggagctaaaattgaaagagaaaattagaaagatATCGAAATAACCTAATAGCGTTTAATGTCTATGGGGAAACCACATTTAGAGTAAcagcaatttaattatgaataatctcaaaatatttctaactttaaaattgaagagaAAGTGTCAGAAAACAGTATTGCagatattgatataaaagaaaaaacaaGGAAAACAGATGAaatgaatctaaaaattaatcattttaacaAACAAATGAATGatctttatttcttttcaaatactattttggaaatcttttaaattcaaatgagAGCTCATTATGCTGCTGTACTTTTATGCtattaagttaaaaaaatgatttattcaatcaaGGAATAATTAGAAGTATAAATTTAGGTTAATATGAACGACTCTGATTTATCACTTGATTTAACTCATTTATAGAAACTTTTAGAATTaacagaataataataaataattattgatctttAGTTTGATGATATTGCagaataatagataaaatcTGGTGATACAAGAGTTCAATAGATGATATAAAATCAGCTAAAATAGGATACTTTTAATGACAATCTCTATTCAGAAATTAATGCCTTAATAAAAaagcaaaataattaaattacttacaTTTTATTTCACATGATTTAGTGTTGTTAATATTGTTTTGCTCtaaacaaataattgaatccaattgaattagataatagtatctttgatttaaaaaagtcGAGCTAAATATATCCTGATTAACAAAACATTAAAGCCTAATTTGAAATGTTACAGAACAGCCAATAGTAGTACTGa